A single Rubrivivax gelatinosus IL144 DNA region contains:
- the rpmH gene encoding 50S ribosomal protein L34 — translation MKRTYQPSKIRRARTHGFLVRMKTRGGRAVINARRAKGRKRLAV, via the coding sequence GCGCACCTATCAGCCGTCCAAGATCCGTCGCGCCCGTACCCACGGCTTTCTCGTGCGCATGAAGACGCGCGGCGGCCGTGCCGTCATCAACGCGCGCCGCGCCAAGGGCCGCAAGCGCCTCGCCGTCTAA